Proteins encoded together in one Lathyrus oleraceus cultivar Zhongwan6 chromosome 5, CAAS_Psat_ZW6_1.0, whole genome shotgun sequence window:
- the LOC127084765 gene encoding cytochrome P450 71D11 encodes MDLQAIFPTTLLTIFFLSIIVTLTLKKKTKKIDSNPNIPPGPWKLPIIGNIANLLGSPPHRKLRDLAKIYGPLMHLQLGEVFFIIVSSAEYAKEIMRTHDVIFASRPPNLTSEIIFYDSTDIALAPYGDYWRQLRKICTVELLSVKRVQSFWPIREQEMSNLIKRIASEEGLVINLSQQIVSMMFSFTSRAAFGKKYMEQDEFIAVVREILQLAGGFFIGDLFPSAKWLQNVTGMRPKLEKLHRKVDRILEMIINDHKETKSRDKDGLVEGEEDLIDVLLKFEDSSNNDQEFSLTKKNIKAILFDIFTGGSDTAATTINWAMAEMMKNPRVLKKAQAEVRETIKKTGKLNETCLDELKYLKAIIKEVLRIHPPGPLLIPRECAQDCEINGYHIPKKSKVIINAWSIGMDTKYWNEPERFYPERFMDSCVDFKGNNFEYIPFGAGRRICPGMNYGMANVELALAMLLCEFDWRVPNGMKGEDLDMSELFGASVIRKEDLYLIPSVYSELK; translated from the exons ATGGATCTTCAAGCAATTTTCCCTACCACCCTTCTAACCATTTTCTTCCTCTCCATCATTGTGACACTAACACtaaagaagaaaacaaaaaaaattgacTCAAATCCAAATATACCACCAGGGCCATGGAAGCTACCTATCATAGGAAACATAGCCAATCTTCTTGGCTCTCCACCACATAGAAAACTAAGAGATTTGGCAAAAATATATGGACCATTGATGCATCTTCAACTTGGTGAAGTTTTCTTTATTATTGTTTCTTCAGCCGAATATGCTAAGGAAATAATGAGAACTCATGATGTTATATTTGCATCAAGGCCTCCTAATCTAACCTCAGAGATTATTTTCTATGACTCAACAGATATAGCTTTGGCACCTTATGGTGATTATTGGAGACAACTTAGAAAGATTTGTACTGTTGAACTTTTAAGTGTAAAACGTGTGCAATCTTTTTGGCCTATAAGAGAGCAAGAGATGAGTAATCTCATCAAAAGAATCGCTTCCGAAGAAGGATTAGTGATCAATCTTTCTCAACAAATTGTGtcaatgatgttttcattcacTTCAAGAGCTGCATTCGGTAAAAAATACATGGAGCAAGACGAGTTCATAGCGGTGGTAAGAGAAATTTTGCAGCTAGCTGGTGGTTTTTTCATCGGTGACTTGTTTCCGTCGGCGAAATGGCTTCAAAATGTTACTGGTATGAGGCCTAAGCTTGAGAAATTGCATAGGAAAGTTGATAGAATACTTGAGATGATTATAAATGACCATAAGGAGACAAAGTCAAGAGATAAAGATGGTTTAGTTGAAGGAGAGGAAGATTTGATTGATGTTCTCTTGAAATTTGAGGATAGTAGCAACAATGATCAAGAATTTTCCTTAACTAAGAAAAATATCAAAGCTATACTCTTT GATATTTTTACTGGTGGAAGTGACACTGCAGCAACAACAATCAACTGGGCAATGGCAGAAATGATGAAAAATCCAAGAGTATTAAAAAAAGCACAAGCTGAAGTAAGAGAGACAATAAAAAAAACAGGAAAACTCAATGAAACATGCCTTGATGAGTTAAAATACTTAAAAGCAATAATCAAAGAGGTTTTAAGAATCCACCCTCCAGGTCCACTTTTGATCCCAAGGGAATGTGCACAAGATTGTGAGATCAATGGTTATCATATACCGAAAAAAAGCAAAGTGATAATCAATGCTTGGTCGATTGGAATGGATACAAAATACTGGAATGAGCCAGAGAGGTTTTATCCAGAGAGGTTTATGGACAGTTGTGTTGATTTTAAAGGAAATAATTTTGAGTATATTCCATTTGGTGCTGGGAGGAGAATTTGTCCTGGGATGAATTATGGTATGGCGAACGTTGAATTGGCTCTTGCTATGTTGTTGTGTGAGTTTGATTGGAGAGTTCCAAATGGAATGAAAGGTGAGGATTTGGATATGAGTGAGTTGTTTGGAGCTTCTGTTATAAGAAAAGAGGACTTGTATTTGATTCCAAGTGTTTATTCTGAATTGAAGTAG